One segment of Salvia splendens isolate huo1 chromosome 20, SspV2, whole genome shotgun sequence DNA contains the following:
- the LOC121782902 gene encoding uncharacterized protein LOC121782902: MLSSMGLEVTNFTEPELSWKPVMKGRRTKKSLARSLNSVVKSGNSTSPQSMEDLSWSDSDKFGEVIIGQVTSDKSENVPLKKRRHLLQSPPSHPWKSSLRNQVSAPSRTRSCLPLLGDREQLQYPSCSSGDFSGIELLAAAASMDVDINDADKKDVTEDTIFQNNSDESSSATQSEQGSKNKVSASSLSNFDVLGANVESQDNNSAVSPQSLLTHPEDDTMPKVSREHWDLNTAMDAWGEPCDDAIAVDTLKDVNEGMHREEVEKHFANHVLSKPTKTADQTSSLLAEEDKSTLVSEDGISNPPPHLEENLWEQPNVVFSRTAIDTSNQSCEKDTDSIQASNCESGMKILNQDTSSDVIVGCSPSCELVPEEKNNATTLQDGDSSCNISECERSAALDGSHTGTDEVNAHDRTASESVIYVQPKDKEVSKKTPELPDGQPVASTDSNKQIDGGFLSNSSMSDCEQYSELAELGTDRDGDSNLHKEQSKRTVVDDTCKSFGAGTRCKVPSSVGSIGRRNLDVSRGNHVDMGDGDDLTGFQEGYDSPYEDGELRGSCLYTWEESEVENECVDYESDGRNGDGSDADDYYHGSEIVEGGSEGSHGTQRNLSMKIPPEGKSKCGAVNHSFKEHIVKDKSDNNELAGKGLNAGPGSTVEQCVEMAIEANDGITRSQLRDHKDAVNARMTQIEEYVAKTVRGKLQSRIEGRSSADGTDVKDVFFIQQSRSRRVAGSYPRPERDASPDRYMGRHRSAVTGERDGAHQWTSWGSRRCYTSNYQGGEGRNNTRPRSKTGEYANRIDGVEYHEKRQTNYLSKGLHKPFVRRSPVERDEYFVVGRRVPLTQRVSNFKGRGHYSQRPGRDSVEEFEPLPGVACASVRMPRYLSRREHSFSPSSGRQTHMAMSRKRSRSRSRTRSLMAWHQQRECILGARRISRSPDCRSEARMERMRMPFSKSSFATEYGEGYISPPRGHFSPQRSCRWVEERNFADSNYLRRRRSPPVREFRRTQRLDAVRSSGRMKSDKYFRPMTQPGRFSFMANDGRECKLEPNYGDRWRDDSGEMSHRVVHPGDGANMRRFRHNVGGCDFEVKKLNNEGDGDVPKSHQQQQQGEREDKKASFKI, translated from the exons ATGCTAAGCAGTATGGGTCTTGAAGTCACGAACTTCACCGAGCCAGAATTAAGTTGGAAACCAGTGATGAAAGGACGACGCACAAAAAAGTCACTAGCCAGAAGCTTGAACAGTGTTGTAAAATCAGGGAATTCTACTAGCCCCCAAAGCATGGAAGATTTATCTTGGTCTGATTCTGATAAG TTTGGTGAAGTGATTATTGGACAGGTAACCTCTGACAAATCAGAAAATGTTCCGCTCAAGAAAAGAAGGCATTTACTTCAATCTCCACCATCTCATCCCTGGAAATCCTCTCTACGCAATCAAGTTTCTGCCCCCTCGAGAACACGCTCTTGTTTACCACTTTTAGGAGATCGTGAACAGCTTCAGTATCCTAGCTGTTCCTCAG GGGATTTCTCAGGAATTGAACTTCTTGCAGCAGCAGCTAGCATGGATGTTGACATTAATGATGCAGATAAAAAGGATGTTACAGAAGACACTATATTCCAAAATAACTCTGATGAATCAAGTTCTGCCACTCAGTCTGAACAAGGGTCAAAAAATAAAGTGTCAGCGAGTTCTTTGAGTAATTTTGATGTCCTTGGAGCTAATGTCGAGTCCCAAGACAACAATTCTGCTGTTTCTCCTCAAAGCTTACTAACTCACCCGGAGGATGACACCATGCCAAAGGTAAGCCGAGAGCATTGGGATTTGAACACTGCGATGGATGCTTGGGGCGAACCATGTGATGATGCAATTGCTGTGGATACCTTAAAGGATGTCAATGAAGGGATGCATAGGGAGGAGGTGGAGAAGCATTTTGCAAATCACGTACTATCTAAACCAACTAAGACAGCAGATCAGACTTCAAGTCTTTTAGCAGAAGAAGATAAGTCAACATTAGTTTCAGAAGATGGAATTAGCAATCCACCTCCCCACCTTGAAGAAAATTTGTGGGAACAACCAAATGTTGTCTTTTCTCGTACTGCTATAGATACTTCCAATCAATCTTGTGAAAAGGATACTGACTCAATTCAGGCTTCTAATTGTGAATCTGGAATGAAAATACTGAATCAAGATACAAGCTCGGATGTCATTGTCGGCTGTTCTCCTTCCTGTGAGCTAGTGCCTGAGGAGAAAAACAATGCTACTACGTTACAGGATGGAGATTCTTCTTGTAACATCAGTGAATGTGAGAGAAGTGCAGCTCTAGATGGAAGTCATACTGGGACTGATGAAGTCAATGCTCATGACAGAACCGCTTCTGAATCTGTGATTTATGTCCAGCCTAAAGATAAAGAAGTTTCCAAGAAGACGCCTGAATTACCTG ATGGTCAACCTGTTGCAAGTACTGATTCAAATAAACAAATTGATGGGGGCTTTCTTTCAAATTCTTCAATGTCTGATTGCGAGCAGTATTCAGAACTAGCGGAACTTGGTACTGACCGTGATGGGGATAGTAATCTTCATAAAGAACAATCGAAGAGAACTGTGGTGGATGACACTTGCAAGAGTTTTGGTGCTGGAACACGATGTAAAGTACCTTCCTCTGTCGGAAGTATTGGACGGCGCAATTTAGATGTTTCCCGGGGCAACCATGTTGACATGGGTGATGGAGATGACTTGACTGGTTTCCAGGAAGGGTATGATTCTCCATACGAGGATGGGGAGCTGAGGGGTTCATGTTTGTACACGTGGGAGGAAAGTGAGGTGGAAAATGAGTGTGTTGACTATGAGTCTGATGGAAGGAATGGGGATGGTTCTGATGCTGATGATTACTACCATGGGTCTGAGATAGTTGAAGGTGGTTCCGAGGGTTCTCATGGTACTCAAAGAAATTTGTCAATGAAAATACCTCCAGAAGGTAAAAGTAAGTGTGGAGCAGTTAATCATTCCTTTAAGGAGCATATTGTCAAAGATAAGTCTGACAATAATGAGTTAGCTGGAAAGGGATTAAATGCTGGGCCTGGTTCTACTGTTGAACAGTGTGTGGAAATGGCAATTGAGGCAAATGATGGCATAACAAGATCACAGTTGCGTGATCACAAAGATGCTGTAAATGCTAGGATGACACAAATAGAAGAATATGTAGCAAAGACTGTCAGGGGAAAGCTTCAATCCCGAATTGAAGGACGGTCATCTGCAGATGGTACTGATGTGAAGGATGTTTTCTTCATACAGCAATCCAG GTCACGTCGTGTCGCTGGTTCATATCCTCGGCCAGAAAGAGATGCTAGTCCTGATAGATATATGGGGCGACATAGATCTGCTGTTACTGGTGAAAGAGATGGAGCTCATCAATGGACATCATGGGGTTCCAGAAGGTGTTATACATCAAATTATCAGGGAGGTGAGGGTCGCAACAACACCAGGCCAAGAAGTAAAACTGGTGAATATGCAAACAGGATTGATGGGGTGGAATACCATGAAAAGAGGCAGACTAATTATTTATCGAAAGGCTTGCATAAGCCATTTGTGAGGAGATCACCAGTGGAGAGGGATGAATATTTTGTTGTAGGTAGAAGAGTGCCACTAACACAGAGAGTGAGTAACTTTAAAGGCAGAGGACATTATTCTCAGCGTCCGGGTAGAGATTCTGTGGAAGAGTTTGAACCTCTGCCTGGGGTTGCTTGTGCATCTGTTCGCATGCCACGCTATTTATCAAGAAGAGAACACAGTTTCTCCCCAAGCTCTGGTAGACAGACACACATGGCCATGTCCCGGAAGAGATCTCGGTCAAGATCCCGAACCCGTTCGCTCATGGCATGGCATCAGCAAAGAGAATGTATTTTGGGCGCTAGAAGAATCAGCAGGTCTCCTGATTGTAGGTCAGAGGCTAGGATGGAAAGAATGAGGATGCCTTTCTCAAAGTCTTCGTTTGCAACTGAGTATGGAGAGGGTTACATATCCCCGCCAAGAGGTCATTTCTCTCCTCAAAGGAGCTGCCGTTGGGTTGAGGAGCGTAATTTTGCAGATTCTAACTATTTAAGGCGGAGAAGATCACCACCTGTGAGAGAGTTCAGGCGTACTCAAAGGCTTGATGCTGTCAGGTCTTCGGGGAGAATGAAGTCAGACAAGTACTTCAGACCTATGACGCAGCCTGGGAGATTCTCTTTCATGGCCAACGATGGTCGGGAATGCAAATTAGAACCAAACTACGGTGATAGATGGCGTGATGATAGTGGGGAGATGAGTCACCGAGTGGTGCATCCGGGTGATGGTGCAAACATGAGGCGTTTCCGGCACAATGTAGGTGGTTGTGATTTTGAGGTGAAGAAGTTGAATAAT